tgtggcaaagcttttaatagcatctcacagcgtaattgtcacaaaaggattcatactggagagaagccctacaaatgtaaagtgtgtggcaagagttttagtgaaaaatcatcacttactaagcaccagcgaatccacactggagagaagccctacaaatgtaaagaatgtggcaaaagttttaatcaataaatagatcttattcggcacctgagaatgcacactggagagaagccctacatgtgtacagtgtgtggcaaaattTTCCGTcacaaatcatcacttactcggcaccagcgaatccacactggagagaagccctacaaatgtaaagagtgtggcaaagcttttaataccatctcacagcttaattgtcacaaaaggattcatactggagagaagccctacaaatgtaaagtgtgtggcatgagctttaatagaaactcaaatcttgatcgccacaacaggattcatactggagagaagccctataaatgtaaagtgtgtggcaagagttttaatacaaactcaaatcttgattgccacaacagtattcatactggagagaaaccctacgaATGTactgtgtgtggcaagagttttagtgaaaaatcatcacttactcagcacaagcgaatccacactggagagaagcccttcaaatgtaaagagtgttgcaaagcttttaatagcatctcacagcgtaattgtcacaaaagtattcatactggagagaagccctacaaatgtaaagtgtgtggcaagagttttaataaaaactcaaatcttgattgccacaacaggattcatactggagagaaaccctacaaatgtaatgtatgtggcaagagttttagtgaaaaatcatcacttactaagcaccagcgaatccacactggagagaagccctacaaatgtaaagaatgtggcaaaagttttaatcaaaaaatagatcttattcggcacctgagaatgcacacaggagagaagccctacatgtgtacagtgtgtggcaaaattTTTCGTcacaaatc
The sequence above is a segment of the Ictidomys tridecemlineatus isolate mIctTri1 chromosome 16, mIctTri1.hap1, whole genome shotgun sequence genome. Coding sequences within it:
- the LOC144371304 gene encoding LOW QUALITY PROTEIN: uncharacterized protein LOC144371304 (The sequence of the model RefSeq protein was modified relative to this genomic sequence to represent the inferred CDS: substituted 1 base at 1 genomic stop codon); amino-acid sequence: MPHICKLFCQGFSQHPSLKNYQRIHTGEKPYKCKVCGMSFNRNSNLDRHNRIHTGEKPYKCNVCGKSFSEKSSFTQHQRIHTGEKPYKCKECGKAFNSISQRNCHKRIHTGEKPYKCKVCGKSFSEKSSLTKHQRIHTGEKPYKCKECGKSFNQXIDLIRHLRMHTGEKPYMCTVCGKIFRHKSSLTRHQRIHTGEKPYKCKECGKAFNTISQLNCHKRIHTGEKPYKCKVCGMSFNRNSNLDRHNRIHTGEKPYKCKVCGKSFNTNSNLDCHNSIHTGEKPYECTVCGKSFSEKSSLTQHKRIHTGEKPFKCKECCKAFNSISQRNCHKSIHTGEKPYKCKVCGKSFNKNSNLDCHNRIHTGEKPYKCNVCGKSFSEKSSLTKHQRIHTGEKPYKCKECGKSFNQKIDLIRHLRMHTGEKPYMCTVCGKIFRHKSSLTQHQRIHTGEKPYKCKECGKAFNTISQLNCHKRIHTGEKPYKCKLCGKSFNQKSSLTKHQQIHTGEKPYRCKECGNSFNQKIVLTRHLRIHSGEKPYKCRECGKDFNQQSSLTRHQRTHIRDKSYKCEEWQSF